Part of the Gemmatimonadaceae bacterium genome, GCTCGACGTTCACACTGTGGCTGCCAATCAACGCCTATGACTTAGCTCCGCCGCAGTATTCCTCGAACGCGGGCTAGGATACCACCTCCATCCTGCTCATCGGACTCTGGCGGGGTATCTCCAACAGTGCCTGAAATCGATTCCTGAAACGCCTTGGTGAAAACCATCACATCCGGGTATCGGTTCGACGGCTGTTTAGCCAGTGCACGCATCACGGTAGCTTCAAGCGCCGAGCTGAACCTGAGTTTCTCTCGAGCCGAGTTCAGCGGAATGGGAGGGAGCGTCAACAGCTGAGTGAACATCTCCCTCGGAGCTTTAGCGGTATATGGCAGTGATCTCGTGAGCAGATAGTATGCGATCGTTGCAAGACTGTATTGATCTGCAGCCGGTGTCACGAGCTCGCCCGAAAGTGCTTCAGGCGCTACATACATCAGGGAACCTACGAAAAACCCTGCTCTCGTCAGCCTTTCGTCTGCACCGGTTTGAGTGTCAGTCGCGATCCCGAAATCAAGCAGTTTGACCTGCTTGCTGTCGGGATCGTACATGACATTCTCGGGCTTCAGATCTCGGTGGACAATATTGGCCTGATGCGCAGCGTGTACGGCCGCGCCGATCTGGGAAATGACCGCAGCCACCTCTTCGATCGGAAGAGGAGCGTGCTGCCGTGCATACCTTTCCAGTAGCTGTCCGCTGGCCCACTCGATTGCCAGAAAGTGGAGACCGGTATCCGATTCTCCGATTTCAATAGTTCGGACGACGTTTGGATGCTGGACCCGAGCGCCGTATTGCGCCTCCCTGACGAAACGGGCGACAGCGGTGCGATCGTAGCGTAGTTTCTCTCGGAGGATCTTCAGCGCAACTGTGCCATGAGTGGGATGCATGGCTCGATAGACTGCCGAGGTTCCGCCCTCGCCGACCTCACTCTCAACGGTATAGCCGGCTATCTTTGAGCCGAGCAAGCTCTGTTCAGGCACACGGGCGAAAGTAATAGAAACTGATTAGCGGGGATAGGGTAGATAGACGAATGCGTAAGTCCACAACTGGCTGTCTCATATCGATTGCTTTGGCTGTGACGGTGGCTGGTTGCGCGCAGTCACGCCCCGGGCAGCCAGTCGTAGCGGCGACTTCGCCGAGGGGTGTACAGCCTGCCCAGGATCCTACCACCATCTACCACCAGATGGGGCTTATTGCCACTGGGAGCCCCCTCTCCTTTGTTGGAAAAATCGCGTATTTCGCGTCGTCATCCCCCGATATCACCATGATGCTGGCCAGCATTTCGATCCCCAACCGGGCGCTGAGCTTTGTGCGTGAGGGCGACTCGTACAGAGCTCCATACGAAGTGCATCTGACGCTTACACAGGGCGCGAATCAGGTAGCTGCTGTCAACAGTATGGAAATCGTCAGAGTTCCCAC contains:
- a CDS encoding serine/threonine-protein kinase, with translation MLGSKIAGYTVESEVGEGGTSAVYRAMHPTHGTVALKILREKLRYDRTAVARFVREAQYGARVQHPNVVRTIEIGESDTGLHFLAIEWASGQLLERYARQHAPLPIEEVAAVISQIGAAVHAAHQANIVHRDLKPENVMYDPDSKQVKLLDFGIATDTQTGADERLTRAGFFVGSLMYVAPEALSGELVTPAADQYSLATIAYYLLTRSLPYTAKAPREMFTQLLTLPPIPLNSAREKLRFSSALEATVMRALAKQPSNRYPDVMVFTKAFQESISGTVGDTPPESDEQDGGGILARVRGILRRS